A single Triticum dicoccoides isolate Atlit2015 ecotype Zavitan chromosome 2A, WEW_v2.0, whole genome shotgun sequence DNA region contains:
- the LOC119354768 gene encoding uncharacterized protein LOC119354768, which produces MPPPHAVLLGKERDRWPLEARLICAAHDGSVRKIKKTAKELDVHGHGIPATVASTTNMGMNMLDISPSRITATIFTKRCTSIQVEYIQQSKVTRLKSRVHDICFRRSVPSLQTNQYYHYKKEVQRLPCSKFKSLVL; this is translated from the exons ATGCCACCACCGCATGCTGTCCTCCTCGGCAAAG AGCGTGACCGGTGGCCGCTTGAGGCCAGGCTCATCTGCGCCGCCCACGACGGTAGCGTCCGCAAAATCAAGA AGACCGCAAAGGAGCTCGATGTGCATGGGCACGGTATCCCGGCGACGGTGGCCAGCACCACCAACATGGGAATGAACATGCTGGACATCAGTCCAAGTAGAATAACGGCCACCATCTTCACCAAGCGCTGCACATCCATCCAAGTCGAGTACATACAACAGTCCAAG GTCACTCGTCTAAAGTCAAGGGTCCACGACATATGTTTCAGAAGATCAGTACCATCATTACAAACAAATCAGTACTATCATTACAAAAAG GAGGTTCAAAGACTGCCGTGTAGCAAGTTCAAGAGTTTAGTTTTGTGA